The following proteins are encoded in a genomic region of Devosia lucknowensis:
- a CDS encoding polysaccharide deacetylase family protein — protein sequence MSLKYTAIRSAFELLWLTNMPRLFRMLSKSRGVILTLHRVLPDDPADFSPNAILQVRTDFLDYCLSRLRALEIDVVSLDEALERLAAPEKGRAFVVLTFDDAYRDNLVHALPVLHAHEAPFTLYVPTAFVDGVGQLWWQAIEDIIARQDAVAFSENGETEYVDTRSVAQKVDAFNRLYWRMRKLPEPERLALLADFTSAYGYDLARQCRDLIMSWQELRLFAGDPLCTIGAHTVNHYELAKLPETQAAEEMTQSVSVIEAQFGIRPRHFSYPLGGPLSCGPREFALARDLGFRTAVTTRPGGLYPHHLDRLTELPRVSLNGYFQKPRYVDVFASGGLFTQLGKLTG from the coding sequence ATGTCACTCAAATACACCGCCATCCGCTCTGCATTTGAACTGCTGTGGCTGACCAACATGCCGCGACTGTTCCGCATGCTCTCGAAGTCGCGCGGGGTCATCCTCACGCTCCACCGGGTCCTGCCTGATGACCCGGCCGACTTCTCGCCAAATGCCATCCTGCAGGTCCGCACCGACTTCTTGGACTATTGTCTTAGTCGGCTGCGCGCGCTTGAAATCGACGTCGTTTCTCTCGACGAGGCATTGGAGCGTCTTGCCGCCCCCGAAAAGGGCAGGGCCTTCGTCGTCCTGACCTTTGACGACGCCTATCGCGACAACCTCGTCCATGCCCTCCCGGTCCTCCATGCCCACGAGGCGCCGTTCACCCTCTATGTTCCCACTGCCTTTGTGGACGGTGTCGGGCAGCTCTGGTGGCAGGCGATCGAGGATATCATTGCGCGCCAGGACGCTGTGGCGTTTAGCGAGAACGGCGAGACCGAATATGTAGACACGCGTTCGGTGGCCCAGAAGGTCGACGCTTTCAATCGCCTCTATTGGCGCATGCGCAAGCTGCCTGAGCCCGAGAGGCTGGCGCTCCTTGCCGACTTCACAAGCGCCTATGGCTACGATCTGGCAAGGCAGTGCCGCGATCTGATCATGAGCTGGCAGGAATTGCGGCTCTTCGCTGGCGATCCGCTCTGCACCATCGGCGCGCACACGGTCAATCACTACGAATTGGCAAAACTGCCCGAGACCCAGGCGGCGGAGGAAATGACGCAATCCGTGTCCGTCATCGAGGCGCAGTTCGGCATCCGCCCGCGACACTTCTCCTACCCTCTGGGCGGGCCACTATCGTGCGGCCCCCGGGAGTTCGCACTGGCCAGGGATCTCGGCTTCCGGACTGCCGTGACCACGCGGCCCGGCGGGCTTTATCCCCACCACCTTGATCGGTTGACAGAGCTCCCGCGCGTATCGCTCAACGGCTACTTCCAGAAACCGCGCTATGTCGATGTTTTCGCGAGCGGTGGTCTGTTCACACAGTTGGGCAAACTGACCGGCTGA
- a CDS encoding DUF2842 domain-containing protein, whose amino-acid sequence MTQRNRKLIGAFLLVGSIVLWSVMATWIYLKLPQGLPGLVLILFFIVAGMGWTLPAMPLIKWMARPDPSAPGR is encoded by the coding sequence ATGACCCAGCGTAACCGCAAGTTGATAGGCGCGTTCCTGTTGGTCGGTTCGATCGTTCTGTGGTCGGTGATGGCGACATGGATCTATCTGAAGCTGCCGCAGGGTCTGCCGGGGCTGGTGCTGATCCTGTTCTTTATCGTCGCCGGAATGGGCTGGACGCTGCCGGCCATGCCGCTGATCAAGTGGATGGCCAGACCCGATCCTTCGGCGCCAGGACGCTGA
- a CDS encoding COX15/CtaA family protein has product MQDAAPGQVSYASDRLRPVRIWLYSLAAFVLLIVVVGGITRLTESGLSITSWKPLSGVIPPLNQAEWEAEFEAYKQIPQYSVLNSWMGLDDFKYIFFWEWFHRLLARALGLVFLVPFTIFLFQKRLSRDLAWPLFGLFVLGGFQGALGWWMVSSGLTELTSVSQYRLAAHLTAACFLFIALIYVARSLSPGRVLGRVTGFHLATGALLLLAVVLQIGAGAFVAGLDAGMGYQTWPLMDGAIIPNGLFVMDPAWRNLFENALTVQFIHRGIAYLIVAYVGWLIWKRHKDGGFGGVHGWLPRIGFIVLLQVGLGIATLLASVPIGLAVGHQALAFMLAGLAVAYIADMRRAR; this is encoded by the coding sequence ATGCAAGATGCCGCACCTGGCCAAGTGAGCTATGCGAGCGACCGTTTGCGACCGGTCCGCATCTGGCTCTATTCGCTGGCTGCCTTCGTGCTGCTGATCGTCGTGGTCGGCGGCATCACGCGCCTCACCGAGTCCGGCTTGTCGATCACGTCCTGGAAGCCCCTGTCGGGCGTGATCCCGCCGCTCAATCAGGCGGAGTGGGAAGCCGAGTTCGAGGCGTACAAGCAGATCCCCCAATATTCCGTGCTCAACTCGTGGATGGGCCTCGACGACTTCAAGTACATTTTCTTCTGGGAGTGGTTCCACCGCCTCCTGGCGCGGGCGCTGGGTCTGGTCTTCCTCGTGCCGTTCACGATTTTCCTTTTCCAGAAGCGGCTGTCGCGAGATCTGGCATGGCCGCTCTTTGGCCTCTTCGTGCTCGGGGGCTTTCAGGGTGCGCTGGGCTGGTGGATGGTGTCGTCCGGCCTCACTGAACTGACCTCCGTATCGCAGTATCGCCTGGCCGCGCATCTGACGGCGGCATGCTTCCTGTTCATCGCGCTGATCTACGTGGCGCGCTCGCTTTCCCCGGGTCGTGTTCTGGGACGCGTCACCGGGTTCCACCTCGCAACTGGCGCCTTGCTGCTTCTGGCTGTCGTCCTGCAGATCGGGGCAGGGGCGTTCGTCGCCGGTCTCGATGCCGGCATGGGCTACCAGACCTGGCCGCTCATGGATGGCGCCATCATCCCCAATGGTCTCTTCGTCATGGATCCGGCCTGGCGCAATCTCTTCGAGAACGCGTTGACCGTGCAGTTCATCCATCGCGGCATTGCCTATCTTATCGTCGCCTATGTCGGATGGCTCATCTGGAAACGCCACAAGGACGGGGGCTTTGGCGGGGTGCATGGCTGGTTGCCGCGCATCGGCTTCATCGTCCTTCTCCAGGTGGGGCTGGGTATCGCAACGCTCCTGGCCAGCGTTCCCATCGGCCTCGCCGTTGGCCATCAGGCGCTTGCCTTCATGCTGGCGGGCCTCGCGGTTGCCTATATCGCGGACATGCGCCGTGCGCGGTAA
- the rplM gene encoding 50S ribosomal protein L13 — protein sequence MSTYSAKPSEIEKKWILIDANGLVVGRLASIIASRLRGKHKPTFTPHMDMGDNIIVINADKVKLTGRKLDQHRFYWHTGYPGGIKDRTARELLEGRFPNRVLENAVRRMMPGGPLTRAQLKNLRVYAGTEHPHEAQNPTKLDVAAMNSKNVRVK from the coding sequence ATGAGCACGTACTCGGCAAAACCGAGCGAGATCGAAAAGAAGTGGATCCTGATCGACGCCAATGGCCTCGTCGTGGGTCGCCTTGCTTCGATCATTGCTTCGCGTCTGCGCGGCAAGCACAAGCCCACGTTCACCCCGCACATGGACATGGGTGACAACATCATCGTCATCAATGCCGACAAGGTGAAGCTGACCGGCCGCAAGCTCGACCAGCACCGCTTTTACTGGCACACCGGCTATCCCGGTGGCATCAAGGACCGCACCGCGCGCGAACTGCTGGAAGGCCGCTTCCCGAACCGCGTCCTCGAAAACGCCGTTCGCCGCATGATGCCGGGTGGCCCGCTGACCCGCGCCCAGCTCAAGAACCTGCGCGTTTACGCCGGTACCGAGCACCCCCACGAAGCGCAGAACCCGACCAAGCTCGACGTCGCTGCGATGAACTCCAAGAACGTCCGGGTGAAGTAA
- the rpsI gene encoding 30S ribosomal protein S9 encodes MAETINSLEDLGTSAAAPAANTAPVHTQKLDSLGRAYATGKRKNAVARVWIKPGKGTVTVNGREFAKYFARPVLQLIVKQPIVASERLDQYDVNVTVAGGGLSGQAGAVRHGISKALTYFEPTLRPVLKKGGFLTRDSRVVERKKYGKAKARRSFQFSKR; translated from the coding sequence ATGGCCGAAACCATCAACTCCCTCGAAGACCTCGGCACCTCCGCTGCTGCGCCGGCTGCCAACACCGCTCCGGTTCACACCCAGAAGCTTGACAGCCTCGGCCGCGCCTATGCCACCGGCAAGCGCAAGAACGCCGTCGCACGCGTCTGGATCAAGCCGGGCAAGGGCACTGTCACCGTCAACGGCCGCGAATTCGCCAAGTACTTCGCCCGTCCGGTTCTGCAGCTGATCGTCAAGCAGCCGATCGTCGCTTCCGAGCGTCTCGATCAGTACGACGTCAACGTCACCGTTGCCGGCGGTGGTCTGTCCGGCCAGGCCGGTGCCGTTCGTCATGGCATCTCCAAGGCGCTGACTTACTTCGAACCGACCCTGCGTCCGGTTCTGAAGAAGGGCGGCTTCCTGACCCGCGACAGCCGCGTTGTCGAGCGTAAGAAGTACGGTAAGGCCAAGGCCCGCCGCTCCTTCCAGTTCTCCAAGCGCTAA